TGGGTAGTGAATACTCTTTTCCATCTCTCTTTATATGGCGGTATAGATACGGTTATAAAATAGCTGAATTTAATGGTCATCTTATTGTTTCAGTAACAGATAAACTAAATAATTACTTTTTCTACCCTGTTGGTGATGGCAACCTAAAAGAGACCATTGAAGCAATCTTTAATTATTCCCAAAAAGTAGGCTGGAAATGTCGAATTGCTGCTATAACAAAAGAAAACATAGGCACTCTTGAGCAGGTTTTCCCTAACAAGTTTAGGTTTATTTCAAAGAGAGAATTTTCAGATTATATCTATGACTCTGCTTCTCTTATTAACCTTTCTGGACAAAAATATAAATCCAAAAGAAACCATATAAACAGATTCATACAAGAGTATGGAGAAGTAAGTTACGAAGATATAACCCCTAACAACATAGATGAATGTAAAGAAGGGTATAACCAATGGCTTGAAAACAAAAAAGATAAAGGGGAAGAAATAGATTCTTTTTCTGATGAAATTATTGCTATGAAAGAGTGTTTTAACCATTATCAAGATATTGGTTTAATAGGTGGTCTTATTAGGGCAA
The DNA window shown above is from bacterium and carries:
- a CDS encoding phosphatidylglycerol lysyltransferase domain-containing protein, with translation MDNLKFREIKITDKNLFNKYLSRSSFMGSEYSFPSLFIWRYRYGYKIAEFNGHLIVSVTDKLNNYFFYPVGDGNLKETIEAIFNYSQKVGWKCRIAAITKENIGTLEQVFPNKFRFISKREFSDYIYDSASLINLSGQKYKSKRNHINRFIQEYGEVSYEDITPNNIDECKEGYNQWLENKKDKGEEIDSFSDEIIAMKECFNHYQDIGLIGGLIRARGNLCSFTFGSKINNETFGINVEKSLIECQGGYAVINKEFARRHASEYKYINREEDLGIKGLRQSKLSYHPLFLLEKFTAIHKGILL